The genome window ACCGCCGCATTGCTGAAAATAAGTAAACTGCGTGATCTCCATGCCGTCCAGCCAAACTTCCCAGCCCACGCCCCACGCGCCGAGCGTCGGCGACTCCCAGTTGTCCTCGACAAAACGAATGTCGTGCTCCTCCGGCACAATGCCGATCGCGCGCAGACTGTCGAGATACAGATCCTGCGCTTCCAGCGGCGAAGGCTTGAGGATCACCTGATACTGAAAATAATGCTGCAAGCGGTTGGGATTTTCGCCGTAGCGCCCATCGGTCGGGCGGCGGGACGGCTCCACGTAAGCGACATTCCACGGCTCCGGCCCCAGCACGCGCAGAAACGTCGCGGGGTTCATTGTGCCAGCGCCTTTTTCTATATCGTAAGGCTGGAGCATCAGGCAGCCTTTGGCCGTCCAGTACTCATGCAAACGCAAGATCATTTGTTGAAAATTCATGCTGCCAAAATTTTAAC of Candidatus Margulisiibacteriota bacterium contains these proteins:
- the glyQ gene encoding glycine--tRNA ligase subunit alpha; the protein is MNFQQMILRLHEYWTAKGCLMLQPYDIEKGAGTMNPATFLRVLGPEPWNVAYVEPSRRPTDGRYGENPNRLQHYFQYQVILKPSPLEAQDLYLDSLRAIGIVPEEHDIRFVEDNWESPTLGAWGVGWEVWLDGMEITQFTYFQQCGGLDLQPVAVELTYGLERLAMFIQGKDSVYQVEWAAGVLYGDVYLQNEREQSRYNFEVSDTAMLLQIFNLAEKEAARCLANKIVLPAYDQTLKCSHTFNLLDAHGAISVTERTGYIGRIRDLARECAQMYVAERERLGFPLLRRK